A genomic segment from Wolbachia endosymbiont of Ctenocephalides felis wCfeF encodes:
- a CDS encoding Carboxylesterase 2 translates to MIELKGPEICASGNKKNLIVCLHGWGSSGDNFVHLAKVMGKSLPDSCFIAPSAPFEREIGDGYQWFSLEDRSEEALYNGVKSAVSIVNHFIDTKLKELSLNDAQLSLIGFSQGAMLAIHTALTRSQSCASVVAYSGRFLSPSKVAPEIKSKPNMCIIHGDADDVVPFSSLDLTVKALKENGINVEGHPIHALGHIINEEGIRLGVEFIKKNFKN, encoded by the coding sequence ATGATTGAACTTAAAGGTCCAGAAATTTGTGCGAGTGGAAATAAGAAAAATTTAATTGTTTGTTTACACGGCTGGGGATCAAGCGGTGATAACTTTGTTCATCTTGCTAAAGTTATGGGCAAATCTTTACCTGATTCATGTTTTATAGCACCAAGTGCTCCATTTGAAAGGGAAATAGGTGATGGTTATCAATGGTTCAGCTTAGAGGATCGCAGTGAAGAGGCGCTATATAATGGAGTAAAGAGTGCTGTATCGATAGTAAATCATTTTATTGATACGAAGTTAAAAGAGCTTAGCTTAAATGATGCACAGCTTTCTTTGATTGGGTTTTCCCAAGGGGCAATGCTTGCAATACACACAGCTCTTACCCGCTCTCAATCTTGTGCATCGGTTGTTGCATATTCTGGTAGGTTTCTTTCGCCTTCAAAAGTTGCGCCAGAGATCAAATCAAAGCCCAACATGTGCATTATCCACGGTGATGCTGATGATGTAGTACCTTTTTCTTCTCTTGACTTGACAGTTAAAGCTCTGAAGGAAAATGGAATAAACGTTGAGGGGCACCCAATTCACGCATTGGGCCACATTATCAATGAAGAAGGAATAAGATTGGGTGTAGAGTTTATTAAGAAAAATTTCAAAAACTAA
- a CDS encoding tRNA pseudouridine synthase B: MIHGWLNLDKTIGISSAQAVAQVKKVFGIKKAGHLGTLDPLASGVLPIALGEATKTIPYLSCDSKAYNFTIKWGEQKTTDDLDGDTIKASNIKPEYNQINCAIKNFVGEIAQTPPQFSAIKINGTRAYRLARSGQKANIKPRLVRIYELKLISANTINNSADFSMLCGSGVYVRSIARDLGIALNCFGHITRLRRTMVGSFRETESVTIELLTKKDKIIPIASALKSMFKVEISAEEAEKIRKGQEIVLNNLRNLKNYDIFCTIVGNVPVAICSFTYGCVKPIRVFNV; the protein is encoded by the coding sequence ATGATACATGGTTGGCTGAATCTCGACAAAACAATAGGGATTAGTTCTGCACAAGCTGTAGCCCAAGTTAAAAAGGTTTTTGGAATTAAAAAAGCTGGTCATTTGGGAACACTTGACCCCTTGGCTTCTGGTGTGTTGCCAATTGCCCTTGGCGAGGCAACAAAAACTATACCGTACTTATCTTGTGATTCAAAGGCATACAATTTCACAATAAAATGGGGAGAACAAAAAACCACAGACGACTTAGATGGTGATACTATTAAAGCTAGCAACATAAAACCTGAGTATAACCAAATAAACTGCGCGATCAAGAACTTTGTTGGTGAGATAGCACAAACTCCTCCTCAATTCTCAGCAATAAAAATCAATGGGACAAGGGCATACAGATTAGCAAGAAGTGGGCAAAAAGCGAATATAAAGCCCCGCTTAGTGCGAATATATGAACTTAAATTGATCTCTGCTAATACCATAAACAACAGTGCTGATTTTTCTATGCTGTGCGGTAGTGGCGTGTATGTGAGGTCAATTGCGAGAGATCTTGGAATTGCATTAAATTGCTTTGGACATATTACACGATTAAGAAGAACCATGGTAGGCAGTTTTAGAGAAACCGAATCAGTGACAATTGAACTGCTTACAAAAAAAGATAAAATTATCCCCATTGCATCAGCTTTAAAATCAATGTTCAAGGTTGAAATTTCCGCAGAGGAAGCGGAGAAAATTAGAAAAGGTCAGGAAATCGTATTAAATAACTTGCGTAATTTAAAGAATTATGATATTTTCTGTACGATAGTGGGTAATGTACCCGTTGCAATCTGCAGTTTTACTTATGGTTGTGTAAAACCTATTCGTGTTTTTAATGTTTGA
- a CDS encoding 30S ribosomal protein S15: MSITSEKKKNLINVYAIKENDTGSSFVQCAILTERISNLTEHFKVHKHDHHSKRGLLILIGRRRKHLNYIKRKFGNEAYQGLIEKLGIRK, translated from the coding sequence ATGTCAATAACATCAGAAAAGAAAAAGAATTTAATAAATGTATATGCAATTAAAGAAAATGACACAGGTTCATCTTTTGTACAATGTGCTATTTTAACCGAAAGGATCAGTAACTTAACTGAGCACTTTAAAGTGCACAAGCATGACCATCACTCTAAGCGTGGTTTACTTATATTAATAGGTAGAAGACGCAAGCACTTAAATTATATAAAGCGTAAGTTTGGTAATGAAGCCTATCAGGGGTTAATAGAGAAGTTAGGCATTAGAAAATAA
- a CDS encoding Polyribonucleotide nucleotidyltransferase, producing MFEIIKKSIDWGGRTLSLETGKIARQADGSVVVNYGDTSILVTVVRKKKEENVDFLPLNVQFIAKSYAMGKIPGGFFKREGKPSDRETLISRVIDRSIRPLFPEGFHNEVSVVCNLLTYDTVNPPEVPALIGTVAALAISGVPFYSTIAGALVGCDENNNYVLNPSVQEMKTSSLDLFLSGDEHSILMVESEVKEISEENVLSAIKFGHEHLQPVIKLIKEFAGTIGKKPESFAPIDMSDIMQDLEKYSKDFENAYSQTVKQQRAQTLEALRGDILNTLKEAGKDEKLITYAIKSFERSLVREIIKKKGMRIDGRKHDEIRQIEVEVDILSRTHGSALFTRGSTQALVVTALGTTQDEQIVDDIEGDRREHFMLHYNFPSFAVGEASAIRAPGRREIGHGKLAWKAIHPVLPDKSEFPYTIRVVSEIMESDGSSSMATVCGTSLALMDTGVPIRAPVAGIAMGLIKDKDEYTILSDILGDEDYLGDMDFKVAGTSEGITALQMDMKISGISFEIVEKSLEQAKAGRLHILEKMNAVISEHSDDVKSHAPRMVSFYIDKDKISAAIGAKGKNIRSVCERSNAKIEIGDDGKVSVFAMSSTEAEIAKNMLIDSITELEQGAIVDAKVIKIDKSIVELELLNGRKGKMHISEVANQHIESIEDILKQGDIFKALVIDFEKGGCPKLSRRRVDQETGEFFEGELYNEEKKDGSSDRDYYSSSFNRKPGHRKRPTRPRSGFSNKSNRPQFGSDDSSSSFY from the coding sequence ATGTTTGAAATTATAAAAAAATCTATAGACTGGGGTGGTCGTACCTTATCCTTAGAAACTGGAAAAATAGCACGTCAAGCTGATGGTTCAGTGGTTGTAAATTATGGGGATACTTCCATTTTAGTAACTGTTGTACGTAAAAAGAAGGAGGAAAATGTTGATTTCCTGCCTCTAAATGTACAATTTATTGCAAAAAGCTATGCCATGGGCAAGATCCCCGGTGGCTTTTTTAAAAGAGAAGGCAAACCATCTGATAGGGAAACTCTAATTTCAAGGGTAATAGATAGGAGCATAAGACCTCTATTCCCAGAAGGTTTTCACAATGAAGTCAGCGTGGTGTGCAATTTATTAACTTATGATACGGTCAACCCTCCTGAAGTGCCAGCATTGATTGGTACTGTTGCAGCCCTTGCAATTTCTGGTGTTCCTTTTTACTCTACCATAGCTGGAGCTTTGGTTGGTTGTGATGAAAATAACAACTATGTACTCAACCCTTCTGTTCAAGAGATGAAAACAAGCAGCTTAGATCTGTTTTTATCTGGTGACGAGCATTCAATTTTGATGGTTGAATCAGAGGTAAAGGAGATTTCTGAAGAAAATGTTCTAAGCGCAATAAAATTTGGTCATGAACACCTTCAACCCGTCATTAAGCTTATAAAAGAGTTTGCTGGCACAATTGGCAAGAAACCTGAGAGCTTTGCTCCTATTGATATGTCAGACATAATGCAGGATCTTGAAAAGTACAGTAAAGATTTTGAAAATGCGTACTCACAAACAGTAAAACAGCAGCGAGCTCAAACTTTAGAAGCGCTCAGAGGTGATATATTAAACACTCTTAAGGAAGCTGGAAAAGATGAGAAATTAATTACATATGCAATAAAAAGCTTTGAAAGATCCTTAGTGCGCGAGATAATTAAAAAGAAAGGTATGAGGATAGACGGCCGTAAGCACGATGAAATACGTCAGATAGAGGTTGAAGTTGACATTTTATCTAGAACCCATGGTTCTGCACTATTTACAAGGGGCAGTACTCAGGCACTGGTTGTTACTGCTCTTGGTACTACTCAAGACGAGCAAATTGTAGATGACATTGAAGGCGACAGACGTGAGCATTTCATGTTGCATTACAATTTTCCTTCATTTGCTGTTGGAGAAGCTTCTGCTATACGTGCACCAGGAAGAAGAGAAATAGGTCATGGTAAACTTGCTTGGAAAGCAATTCATCCTGTTTTACCCGATAAATCTGAATTTCCTTACACAATAAGAGTAGTATCCGAAATTATGGAATCAGATGGTTCTTCTTCTATGGCAACAGTTTGCGGAACTTCCCTTGCCTTAATGGATACAGGCGTGCCGATAAGGGCTCCCGTTGCTGGAATTGCTATGGGCCTCATCAAAGATAAAGATGAGTATACAATACTTTCCGATATCCTGGGTGATGAAGATTATCTTGGCGATATGGACTTCAAAGTAGCAGGAACTAGTGAAGGAATTACAGCACTGCAAATGGATATGAAAATTTCTGGTATAAGTTTTGAAATTGTTGAAAAATCTTTAGAACAAGCAAAAGCTGGAAGGTTGCATATCTTAGAAAAAATGAATGCGGTGATTTCAGAACATAGCGATGACGTGAAAAGTCATGCACCAAGAATGGTATCATTTTACATAGATAAAGATAAAATTTCTGCAGCTATTGGTGCTAAAGGAAAAAATATACGCAGTGTGTGTGAAAGAAGTAATGCAAAAATTGAGATAGGGGATGACGGCAAAGTTTCTGTGTTTGCCATGAGTAGCACTGAAGCTGAAATTGCAAAAAATATGTTGATTGATTCAATAACAGAACTAGAGCAAGGTGCAATAGTTGATGCCAAAGTTATCAAAATAGATAAGTCTATTGTAGAGCTTGAACTTCTCAATGGAAGAAAAGGAAAAATGCACATAAGTGAAGTGGCTAATCAGCATATAGAGTCTATTGAGGATATCCTTAAACAGGGCGATATTTTCAAAGCGCTGGTAATTGATTTTGAAAAAGGTGGATGCCCAAAATTGTCAAGGCGTCGCGTTGATCAAGAAACAGGCGAATTTTTTGAAGGCGAGCTCTATAATGAAGAAAAGAAAGATGGTTCAAGTGATAGGGATTATTATAGTAGTTCATTCAATAGAAAACCTGGGCATCGTAAGAGACCTACTCGCCCTCGTTCTGGCTTCAGTAACAAGAGTAACAGACCACAATTTGGTAGTGATGATTCATCATCGAGCTTTTATTGA
- a CDS encoding Ribulose-phosphate 3-epimerase: MGIKIAPSILSADFAKLGEEVRKISDLGVDYIHIDVMDGNFVPNITIGPGVVSAIRKYSNLPFDVHLMIKSPGDHIESFINAGADIITIHAEAEVHLERLAKKIKSYKNVNDTKKTIQVGVSIVPSTSPSVLEYIIHELDIVLIMTVNPGFGGQKFIHSQLHKISVVKKMIQERNLKTQISVDGGVSTLNAADIIKAGADTLVAGSAIFRAANMKKAVNDLKNPLL, translated from the coding sequence ATGGGTATTAAAATTGCACCTTCTATACTTTCAGCAGACTTTGCAAAATTAGGGGAAGAAGTAAGAAAAATTAGCGATTTAGGTGTAGATTATATACACATAGACGTTATGGATGGAAACTTCGTTCCGAATATTACAATTGGTCCGGGTGTTGTTTCTGCAATACGTAAATATAGCAATCTTCCTTTTGATGTACACTTAATGATTAAATCTCCTGGTGACCATATTGAAAGCTTTATAAATGCTGGCGCTGATATTATTACTATACACGCAGAAGCAGAGGTACACCTTGAGAGACTGGCTAAGAAGATAAAGTCATACAAAAACGTAAACGATACAAAAAAAACAATTCAAGTTGGAGTTTCGATCGTTCCTTCAACTTCTCCGAGTGTGCTTGAGTATATAATACATGAATTAGATATTGTGCTGATTATGACAGTCAACCCTGGATTTGGGGGACAGAAGTTTATCCATTCGCAGCTACACAAGATATCTGTTGTGAAGAAAATGATACAAGAGCGTAACCTTAAAACGCAAATTTCAGTGGATGGTGGAGTGAGCACCCTAAACGCAGCCGATATAATAAAAGCAGGTGCAGATACCTTGGTCGCTGGGTCAGCAATATTTAGAGCTGCAAATATGAAGAAAGCTGTGAACGATCTCAAAAACCCGTTGCTATAG
- a CDS encoding Phosphate acyltransferase, protein MLFSLRTLWYAQQLGNLCYLTIQQLMAVTKENGFSSNNRQNNYHDMLPTVNNNIVIALDAMGGDFAPLSVIQGASFFLDNLADPGIKVFFHIYGDQKEVSPLLSKYKKVSNDSEFTHCSDNVLANDKPSFALRHRKDSSMKAAIEAVKEGKASGIVSSGNTGALMAISRFVLGTLPNIYRPAIVSVCPTKTKSFALLDLGANVDCNADSLFQFALMGSIFAKIALKVDNPEVALLNIGTEEVKGNDSVRGAFELLKNASSINFKGYIEASEFLEGNVDVIVADGFVGNVMLKTAEATASTLINLIKQGVFNSWVAKMLVGILLKPKLNKALMRFNPKIRSGAMFLGLNGIVIKSHGNSDAISFAHAIKFAVNAISENLNQKIISEVSHVE, encoded by the coding sequence ATGCTGTTCAGCCTAAGAACATTGTGGTATGCACAACAACTGGGGAATTTATGTTACCTCACAATACAGCAGTTGATGGCAGTTACAAAGGAAAACGGGTTTTCATCAAACAACAGGCAGAATAACTATCATGATATGTTGCCCACAGTCAACAATAACATAGTCATTGCACTTGACGCTATGGGAGGTGATTTTGCACCTCTCTCAGTGATTCAAGGTGCTAGTTTTTTTTTAGATAACCTTGCCGACCCAGGTATTAAAGTTTTTTTTCATATTTATGGGGATCAAAAAGAAGTATCTCCTTTGCTTTCAAAATATAAGAAAGTAAGTAACGACTCTGAGTTTACTCACTGCTCTGATAATGTTCTTGCAAATGATAAGCCATCTTTTGCACTGAGGCATCGTAAAGACTCAAGTATGAAAGCGGCTATTGAGGCAGTGAAAGAAGGTAAGGCTTCTGGGATAGTATCCTCAGGCAATACCGGAGCGTTAATGGCAATTTCCAGATTTGTTTTAGGAACATTGCCAAACATTTATCGTCCCGCTATCGTATCTGTTTGTCCAACTAAGACAAAAAGCTTTGCATTGCTTGACCTTGGTGCAAATGTTGATTGTAATGCTGACTCATTATTTCAATTTGCATTAATGGGGAGTATATTTGCAAAAATAGCATTAAAAGTTGACAATCCTGAGGTCGCTCTGCTAAATATTGGTACAGAAGAAGTTAAAGGCAATGACTCAGTACGAGGAGCTTTTGAGTTACTTAAAAATGCTTCAAGTATTAACTTCAAAGGATATATAGAGGCAAGTGAATTTTTAGAGGGTAATGTAGATGTGATTGTTGCTGATGGTTTTGTTGGCAATGTAATGCTTAAAACGGCTGAGGCAACCGCTAGTACTCTCATTAATCTAATAAAACAGGGGGTATTCAATTCATGGGTAGCAAAAATGCTTGTTGGCATATTGTTGAAACCCAAGTTAAATAAAGCATTAATGCGTTTTAATCCTAAAATTAGAAGTGGTGCTATGTTTTTAGGACTAAATGGTATAGTCATTAAGAGTCATGGAAATTCTGATGCTATTTCTTTTGCTCATGCTATAAAATTTGCAGTAAATGCCATTAGTGAAAATTTAAATCAGAAGATAATTAGTGAGGTAAGTCACGTTGAATAA
- a CDS encoding 3-oxoacyl-[acyl-carrier-protein] synthase 3 yields MNKSLILSTGSYLPKKTLSNDEIALMVETSDEWIRQRTGITQRHIADEGELTSDLAVSAAKNAIEKAQISVDEVGLIIVATTTPDKTFPSCATIVQSKLKCKNAFAFDVQAACSGFIYAVTAADSLIKANNRIKYALVIGAEIMSRIVDWKDRSTCVLFGDGAGAVVIKSAAYCDEITENSTRGIISANLYSDGNVDVLCTSGGISSTGDSGKICMNGREVFKHAVDKLTASIEETLRCNNLKIADIDWLIPHQANIRIIEAVVKKLDFPMEKVANTVGQHANTSAASIPLALDYAIQESKIKPGSLGLLVAIGAGLTWGSVLLRY; encoded by the coding sequence TTGAATAAAAGTTTGATATTAAGCACTGGATCTTACCTGCCAAAAAAAACATTGAGTAATGACGAAATTGCATTAATGGTTGAAACAAGTGATGAATGGATTAGACAGAGAACAGGAATAACTCAAAGGCATATAGCAGATGAAGGAGAGTTAACGTCAGATCTAGCTGTCAGTGCAGCAAAAAATGCTATAGAAAAAGCTCAAATCTCAGTAGATGAAGTTGGTTTAATCATAGTGGCAACAACAACACCCGATAAAACCTTTCCTAGCTGCGCAACTATTGTGCAAAGTAAGTTAAAATGTAAAAACGCATTCGCCTTTGATGTGCAAGCAGCATGCTCTGGTTTTATATATGCAGTTACAGCTGCTGATTCGCTTATAAAAGCCAACAATAGAATTAAATATGCACTGGTTATAGGTGCAGAAATAATGTCTAGGATTGTTGATTGGAAAGACAGGTCAACTTGTGTACTCTTTGGTGATGGCGCAGGCGCGGTGGTAATAAAGTCCGCAGCATATTGTGATGAAATAACAGAGAACTCCACAAGGGGTATAATATCAGCTAACCTATATTCTGATGGCAATGTAGATGTATTGTGTACCAGTGGAGGAATATCTTCAACTGGCGATTCTGGAAAAATATGCATGAATGGAAGGGAAGTATTTAAACATGCGGTGGATAAGTTAACAGCTTCAATAGAAGAAACACTAAGATGCAATAACTTGAAAATCGCTGATATTGATTGGCTGATTCCCCATCAAGCAAACATCCGTATCATTGAAGCTGTAGTAAAGAAATTAGATTTTCCTATGGAAAAAGTAGCTAATACAGTTGGTCAACACGCAAATACTTCAGCAGCATCGATCCCGCTAGCACTTGATTATGCAATACAAGAGTCAAAAATAAAACCAGGGAGTCTGGGATTACTGGTTGCAATAGGTGCAGGCTTGACCTGGGGTTCTGTGTTGCTGCGCTACTGA
- a CDS encoding Xaa-Pro dipeptidase, which produces MSKIEEFRCFMREINVDAFMLHTRDEYLNEYSEELTKLCGFTGTNGLLIVTKDNKCPFFTDGRYITQARNQLDQGSFQVYNIQEEDPRKWVKANITLTTSLGYYLQYFTVKEIRKYEDICKLVPYSIKKEISRREQKIVSHASGESSKNKCEKVAKGIDKEAEAVLLTDPNSISWLLNLRNENAKYTPCILGRAVLYKSCNVDLFVQDKEHSTIEANLDNHINVFDVSELESLLCKLNSIMIDPSTTPMSIMTVIQNKQVAEREDPCLIHKAVKNQIEITGAINAHIRDGAAVTNFLYWLENNIGNEVTELNAEEKLLEYRKEQDLFKQPSFPTISAFNENGAIIHYRASSKTNKAIQKDGLYLIDSGGQYLDGTTDVTRTVAIGNPTNEQIAHYTIVLKAHIAVANAVFPLGTTGGELDILARIHLWKFGIDYMHGTGHGVGSYLSVHEGPQAISKGNKVKLVPGMILSNEPGYYIPGKYGIRIENLMYVEMQENGFLSFKQLTSIPYDRRLIDVQMLAQDEIKWINNYHQFVYKNLENSVKDKEWLKEVCSSL; this is translated from the coding sequence ATGTCCAAAATCGAAGAGTTTCGCTGTTTTATGCGTGAAATAAATGTTGATGCATTTATGTTGCATACCAGAGACGAATATTTAAATGAGTATTCAGAGGAGCTAACAAAGCTGTGTGGCTTTACAGGAACAAATGGGCTACTTATCGTTACAAAAGACAATAAGTGCCCATTTTTTACGGATGGACGCTATATCACACAAGCTCGTAATCAGCTCGATCAAGGTAGTTTTCAAGTATATAATATACAAGAAGAGGATCCACGCAAATGGGTAAAAGCAAACATAACATTGACCACCTCACTAGGTTACTATTTGCAATATTTTACCGTAAAAGAGATAAGAAAATATGAAGATATTTGTAAATTGGTACCCTATTCAATTAAAAAAGAAATTAGCCGTAGAGAACAAAAGATAGTTTCGCATGCATCCGGTGAAAGTAGTAAGAACAAATGTGAAAAAGTCGCTAAAGGCATAGATAAAGAAGCTGAGGCAGTGCTTTTGACTGATCCAAATTCAATTTCGTGGTTATTAAATTTAAGAAATGAAAACGCTAAATATACCCCATGTATATTGGGCCGCGCTGTATTATATAAAAGCTGCAATGTTGATTTGTTTGTTCAAGATAAAGAACATTCAACTATAGAAGCAAATTTGGATAACCATATAAACGTTTTTGATGTTAGTGAGCTGGAAAGTTTGCTGTGCAAGCTGAATTCGATAATGATAGATCCAAGTACAACTCCAATGAGTATTATGACTGTAATACAAAATAAGCAGGTAGCTGAAAGAGAGGATCCTTGCTTGATTCATAAAGCAGTAAAAAATCAAATTGAAATAACTGGGGCTATAAACGCACATATCCGAGATGGAGCAGCAGTTACAAACTTTCTATATTGGCTTGAAAATAATATTGGCAATGAAGTAACTGAACTTAATGCTGAAGAGAAGCTCTTAGAATACAGAAAAGAGCAGGACTTGTTTAAGCAACCAAGTTTTCCAACAATTTCTGCGTTTAATGAAAATGGAGCAATTATTCATTACCGTGCAAGCAGTAAGACGAATAAAGCAATTCAGAAAGATGGACTATACTTGATTGACTCTGGTGGCCAATACCTTGACGGCACAACCGATGTTACAAGAACTGTAGCAATTGGTAATCCAACCAATGAACAAATAGCCCACTATACGATAGTACTCAAAGCTCACATTGCTGTGGCAAATGCCGTCTTTCCTCTTGGCACTACTGGTGGCGAATTGGATATCTTGGCACGTATTCATCTATGGAAATTTGGAATAGATTACATGCACGGTACAGGGCATGGAGTAGGAAGCTATCTATCAGTGCACGAAGGGCCACAGGCAATATCAAAAGGAAATAAAGTAAAACTTGTGCCAGGGATGATACTTTCCAATGAACCTGGTTATTACATTCCAGGAAAGTATGGAATAAGAATTGAAAATCTGATGTACGTTGAAATGCAAGAAAACGGCTTCTTAAGCTTTAAACAATTGACCTCCATTCCGTATGATAGAAGGCTAATAGATGTGCAAATGCTTGCTCAAGATGAAATTAAGTGGATAAATAACTACCATCAATTTGTCTATAAAAACTTAGAAAATAGTGTCAAAGATAAAGAGTGGTTAAAGGAAGTATGCAGTTCTTTATGA